A DNA window from Carnobacterium funditum DSM 5970 contains the following coding sequences:
- a CDS encoding aminoacetone oxidase family FAD-binding enzyme gives MTDYDVIVVGGGTSGMMAAISAAENGAKVAVVEKNKTLGRKLLVTGGGRCNVTNNRDKEEIVAHIPGNGRFLYSAFHQYDNYDIIDFFRSNGVKLKEEDHGRMFPTTDKSRTVLEALIVIMDRLSIAIYTDAPVETILFEDKKVTGLILKDNRELSAKKIILSTGGRAMPRTGSTGDGYKWAKKAGHSIKPLYPTEVPVLSDEPFIEDKTLQGLSLRDVTLSVMNKKGKKVISHQMDMIFTHFGISG, from the coding sequence ATGACAGATTACGATGTAATCGTAGTTGGCGGTGGCACGAGTGGTATGATGGCAGCTATTTCAGCGGCCGAAAATGGTGCTAAAGTTGCCGTCGTCGAAAAAAATAAAACCCTTGGTCGTAAGTTGCTTGTTACTGGCGGAGGTCGGTGCAACGTCACCAATAACCGTGATAAAGAAGAAATTGTTGCACACATCCCTGGAAATGGTCGTTTCCTTTACAGCGCTTTTCATCAATACGATAATTACGATATTATAGACTTCTTTCGCTCAAATGGCGTTAAACTAAAAGAAGAAGATCATGGTCGAATGTTTCCCACTACTGATAAGTCTCGAACGGTTTTAGAAGCTTTGATTGTCATAATGGATAGATTGTCTATTGCTATTTATACAGATGCACCAGTTGAAACTATCTTGTTTGAGGATAAAAAAGTAACGGGATTGATTCTTAAAGACAACCGTGAATTATCTGCTAAAAAAATCATTCTTTCAACTGGTGGACGAGCTATGCCTAGAACTGGTTCAACAGGTGATGGGTACAAGTGGGCTAAGAAAGCTGGTCACAGTATCAAACCTCTTTACCCAACAGAAGTCCCTGTCTTATCAGATGAACCTTTTATTGAAGATAAAACCTTACAAGGACTTTCTCTGCGAGATGTGACTTTAAGTGTGATGAATAAAAAAGGAAAAAAAGTCATCAGCCATCAAATGGATATGATTTTCACTCACTTTGGTATTTCCGGAC
- a CDS encoding GRP family sugar transporter — MEVLIALIPAFAWGSIGLVSGKLGGTAQQQTLGMTIGSFVFAIGAYIVYQPAFEVQIMIVGLISGLFWTLGQNKQFKSMKLMGVSNTLPVSTGLQLMANTLAGVLLFREWTSSRDLFLGVLALALLIIGVRLTTITDQKDSGNEAISVKKAWMKTLALSTLGYATYTIIINASGVDALAVILPQSIGMVIGALLFSRKEKIWNHYTARNILTGLIWGVGNIFMLISMKAIGLAVSFSLSQMGIIISTLGGIWFLGETKSKREFKYIILGCLLVISGGIVLGYLKS; from the coding sequence ATGGAGGTCTTAATTGCGCTAATTCCAGCTTTTGCTTGGGGCAGCATTGGGTTAGTAAGTGGGAAGTTAGGCGGAACGGCACAGCAGCAAACTTTAGGAATGACAATTGGATCCTTCGTCTTTGCAATAGGTGCTTATATAGTATATCAACCTGCTTTTGAAGTGCAAATTATGATTGTTGGATTAATATCAGGTTTATTTTGGACACTTGGTCAAAATAAACAATTTAAATCAATGAAATTGATGGGTGTATCGAATACATTGCCAGTTTCTACTGGGCTGCAACTGATGGCAAATACCTTAGCAGGAGTCTTATTGTTTCGCGAATGGACAAGTAGTCGAGACCTTTTTTTAGGAGTCCTTGCATTGGCATTGTTGATTATAGGCGTTCGACTTACGACAATAACAGATCAAAAAGATTCAGGTAATGAAGCCATTTCAGTAAAAAAAGCTTGGATGAAAACTTTAGCCTTATCCACACTAGGGTACGCTACGTATACGATTATTATTAATGCTTCAGGAGTAGATGCCTTAGCGGTTATTTTGCCACAATCGATAGGGATGGTAATAGGTGCCTTGCTATTTTCTAGAAAAGAAAAAATTTGGAATCACTACACTGCACGAAACATTCTTACAGGTCTTATCTGGGGTGTTGGAAATATCTTTATGCTCATTTCTATGAAAGCAATCGGATTAGCTGTTAGTTTTTCTCTGTCACAAATGGGCATCATTATTTCTACATTAGGTGGAATATGGTTTCTTGGAGAAACTAAATCAAAACGCGAATTTAAATACATCATTTTAGGTTGTTTATTAGTCATCAGTGGTGGAATTGTTTTAGGTTATTTGAAATCATAA
- a CDS encoding amino acid permease: protein MKLFRKKPLNTASLAKSLLRKELKTFDLILLGLGAIVGTGIFVITGTAAANTAGPALIISFVIAAFSCTLSALCYAEFASRVPIGGGAYGYIYTIFGEIVGWLVGWLLICEYLLANASVASGWSGYVHGFLEGLGINFPQALRASYNQANGTYVDIIAIVITLLVTYLVAQGAKKALQLNNVMVIVKFSLIALFILIGMFYVKPVNWIPFMPFGLKGVTSGAAIVFFAFLGFDAVSTAAEEVKNPQKDVPRGIIGSLGIATILYIGVTLVLTGLVPYTQLNVKDPVAFAMRFIGQDLIAGMISVGAILTLLTVLISMTYGLARLIYVISRDGLLPISLSHVNEKTKTPYKATIVVGVFSAILAGIIPLEQLAAVTNIVTLMVFVIIAAGILKLRKEYGQPKPGEFKVPWVPFFPILSIVVCVYLMTQLSLSVWLMFIIWVTLGLAIYFLYGHKHSKLN from the coding sequence ATGAAGCTTTTTCGTAAAAAACCATTGAATACAGCATCACTTGCAAAGTCATTATTAAGAAAAGAATTGAAAACATTTGATTTAATTTTATTAGGATTAGGAGCAATTGTTGGAACAGGAATATTTGTAATCACAGGTACAGCAGCTGCAAATACAGCAGGTCCAGCCTTGATTATTTCGTTTGTCATTGCAGCATTTTCGTGTACATTATCAGCTTTATGTTATGCGGAATTTGCTTCCAGGGTACCAATTGGTGGTGGAGCTTATGGGTATATTTATACAATATTTGGCGAAATAGTTGGTTGGTTAGTCGGTTGGCTACTCATTTGTGAATACCTATTAGCCAATGCATCGGTTGCTTCTGGCTGGTCAGGATATGTTCATGGATTTTTAGAAGGCTTAGGTATCAATTTCCCACAAGCTTTACGAGCATCTTATAACCAAGCTAACGGAACTTACGTTGATATTATTGCTATAGTTATTACATTACTGGTGACCTACTTAGTAGCACAAGGAGCAAAAAAAGCTTTGCAATTAAATAATGTGATGGTCATTGTAAAGTTTAGTTTAATTGCCTTATTCATTTTAATTGGGATGTTTTACGTAAAGCCAGTTAACTGGATACCGTTTATGCCATTCGGATTAAAAGGTGTGACTTCAGGTGCAGCAATTGTCTTTTTTGCCTTTTTAGGGTTTGATGCAGTCAGTACAGCCGCTGAAGAAGTGAAGAATCCACAAAAAGATGTACCAAGAGGAATAATTGGGTCACTCGGCATTGCCACTATTTTATATATTGGAGTGACACTTGTGTTAACTGGCTTAGTCCCTTATACGCAATTAAATGTGAAAGATCCAGTAGCCTTTGCAATGAGATTTATTGGACAAGACTTAATTGCCGGTATGATTTCAGTAGGAGCTATTTTAACATTGTTAACGGTTTTAATATCTATGACATATGGGCTAGCACGCTTAATTTATGTTATTAGTCGAGATGGTTTGTTGCCTATTAGCCTTAGTCATGTAAATGAAAAAACTAAAACACCCTATAAAGCAACGATAGTAGTAGGGGTTTTTTCAGCAATACTAGCAGGGATCATTCCTTTAGAGCAGTTAGCAGCAGTAACCAATATTGTTACTTTAATGGTGTTTGTTATTATAGCAGCAGGTATTCTGAAATTAAGAAAAGAATATGGACAACCAAAACCAGGAGAATTCAAAGTTCCATGGGTTCCATTCTTCCCAATCTTATCCATCGTAGTCTGTGTGTATCTGATGACTCAATTATCCCTATCCGTTTGGCTTATGTTTATCATCTGGGTCACATTAGGACTAGCAATCTATTTCTTATACGGCCACAAACACAGCAAGCTCAATTAA
- a CDS encoding ABC transporter ATP-binding protein, whose amino-acid sequence MAFVEIIEEYKRYKMGDTVISANDGISFEIKQGEFAVIVGPSGAGKSTVLNILGGMDQADEGQVKVDGVDIAQFNKKQLTKYRRDDVGFVFQFYNLVPNLTAKENVELAAEISKNALDAEEVLREVGLGARLDNFPAQLSGGEQQRVAIARALAKQPKLLLCDEPTGALDYETGKQILKLLQDTCVDTGTTVIVITHNQAIAPMADRIIEINNAKVRKTTLNPHPTAVADIEW is encoded by the coding sequence ATGGCTTTTGTAGAAATTATTGAAGAATATAAACGTTATAAAATGGGAGATACAGTTATATCTGCCAATGATGGTATTTCTTTTGAAATTAAACAAGGTGAATTTGCTGTTATTGTTGGTCCTAGTGGAGCCGGAAAATCAACCGTATTGAATATTTTAGGCGGCATGGATCAAGCCGATGAAGGACAAGTTAAAGTAGACGGAGTAGATATCGCTCAGTTTAATAAAAAACAGCTAACGAAATACAGACGTGATGATGTAGGTTTTGTTTTTCAATTTTATAATCTAGTTCCTAATTTAACAGCCAAAGAAAATGTTGAATTAGCAGCAGAAATATCAAAAAATGCATTAGATGCTGAAGAGGTTTTGCGTGAAGTTGGATTAGGTGCGCGTTTAGATAATTTTCCGGCACAATTATCGGGAGGCGAACAACAGCGGGTTGCCATTGCTCGCGCGCTAGCAAAGCAACCCAAATTATTGCTTTGTGATGAACCAACAGGCGCCTTAGACTATGAAACGGGTAAACAAATTTTGAAATTACTACAAGATACCTGTGTTGATACAGGGACGACCGTTATTGTTATTACACATAATCAAGCTATAGCACCAATGGCAGATCGAATAATTGAAATTAATAATGCTAAAGTACGTAAAACAACATTGAACCCTCACCCTACAGCTGTAGCAGATATCGAATGGTAG
- a CDS encoding ABC transporter permease yields MKKKALWKDIFKEIWQSKARFLSIFAIITLGVAFFAGIKATGPDMIDTADHYYRDKNLMDLKVVSTYGLEDYDIKQLKSVKNANVRGAYSQDVILEDSGLVTKVFSYPENGAEESNQYAIVSGRLPSKSGEIALDATGEYTSNYSVGDQIELSTDDKENPLSKKLTTTSYEVVGFVNNPQYIENFTRGNSTVGKGSLDGFAVIPEKNFDLDVYTEAYLTFSDTKSLQAYSEEYEDKVDEYQSEIENMTKELPQNRLESIQKEAQVEIDKGQKEVDVAKEKLADGQIKLDEAQTELKQGFADYEEGLENFKKEISDAQAEINKNSEKIEDAKKELADQKENLAAGQAELNKAKQSFNEQRKSAEAELATGEKELATNQQKLDEGFKAVNQAKAEIETGKQAIQEAQTTINAKLNEIDQSEKQMSNQKQQLEQDQKELDQAKLEIENGNALVGYFEELIQKSVDSITENEQTEALIRAQEADKMFGTALQQQLTDLFTGNAGSAEVIKASLAKLTGSITESGKALIAKQAEINQGKATIEATENELAKGKETIKQSQAELNEQSKAVQAGEPEVKSKLAELEAAQVQLNQAKETFEQQKASARENLAAGENEIAENQQKINAGEQAIQEAETELVEGENQVAQGRETLKTEQAKGEAELAEAKETLDKGQVDYDKAAKEFEMKKKDAIEKIADGEADLVDAKQKLADLARPEYFVFDRTVNPGYKEYSDNAERISAIAQVFPVFFFLIAALVSLTTMTRMVDEQRLQIGTLKALGYSNWDISKKFLVYASLASVIGTIIGLLIGYQVFPGVIFNAYGSLYNLPDIRITYYISYGLISFLIAILCTVASAYAATRVALQSNAATLMRPKAPKIGKRILLERIPFIWNRMGFIQKVTARNLFRYKQRMLMTVLGVAGCTALILTGFGLSDSIADISSLQYGKVMQYDAIVAFNVDATKGEQEEYQELINSQTKITNNMDVLQEAYTVSEKDVNTQDVTVFVPENTEQLSEYIVLNDRKSGEVYSLPDEGVIITEKLAKLFDLKTGDTITLKDENNKNVDTKVKKIAENYAGHYVFMTKEYYKDLFEKRPAYNTQLLTYQEDKSFEDKLGSDLTAQPNVAAVSFVRQVSGAVDDTMASLAIVTLVLIISAGLLAFIVLYNLTNINVSERIRELSTIKVLGFFDKEVTAYIYRENIILTVMGIAVGSLLGALLHGFVLTTAEIDMLMFSPDIQLLSFVYSGLLTLLFSGIVMYAMHIKLKNIDMIEALKSVD; encoded by the coding sequence ATGAAAAAGAAAGCATTATGGAAAGATATTTTTAAGGAGATATGGCAATCCAAAGCTCGTTTCCTTTCTATATTCGCGATTATCACTTTAGGAGTCGCTTTTTTTGCTGGAATTAAAGCGACCGGCCCTGACATGATTGATACAGCAGATCATTACTATCGGGATAAAAACTTGATGGATCTCAAAGTAGTGTCTACTTATGGTTTGGAAGATTACGATATAAAGCAGCTTAAATCAGTGAAAAATGCTAATGTGCGCGGTGCGTACAGTCAAGATGTCATTCTAGAAGACAGTGGATTAGTTACAAAAGTTTTTAGTTATCCTGAAAATGGTGCCGAAGAATCAAATCAGTACGCCATAGTATCAGGAAGATTGCCTAGTAAATCAGGCGAAATTGCTTTGGATGCAACAGGAGAATACACTTCAAATTATTCTGTTGGAGATCAAATTGAGTTGTCAACAGATGATAAAGAAAATCCATTATCTAAAAAATTAACGACTACAAGTTATGAAGTAGTAGGATTTGTAAACAATCCACAATACATTGAAAATTTTACTAGAGGAAACAGCACAGTAGGAAAAGGGTCGTTAGATGGATTTGCAGTTATACCAGAGAAAAATTTTGATCTGGATGTTTATACAGAAGCTTACTTAACTTTTTCAGATACAAAATCACTACAAGCTTATTCAGAAGAATATGAAGACAAAGTTGATGAGTACCAATCTGAAATTGAAAATATGACAAAAGAATTACCACAAAATCGACTAGAGAGTATTCAAAAAGAAGCACAAGTTGAAATAGATAAAGGCCAAAAAGAAGTCGATGTAGCAAAAGAAAAATTAGCAGATGGACAAATAAAATTAGACGAAGCTCAAACAGAATTAAAACAAGGTTTTGCAGATTACGAAGAAGGTCTTGAAAATTTCAAAAAAGAAATCAGCGACGCACAAGCTGAGATCAATAAAAATAGTGAAAAAATTGAAGATGCCAAAAAAGAATTAGCTGATCAAAAAGAAAATCTAGCAGCTGGGCAAGCTGAATTAAATAAGGCTAAACAATCATTCAATGAGCAAAGGAAATCAGCAGAAGCCGAACTAGCTACTGGTGAAAAAGAATTAGCTACTAATCAACAAAAACTAGATGAAGGTTTTAAAGCAGTTAATCAAGCTAAAGCAGAAATCGAAACTGGCAAGCAAGCTATTCAAGAGGCACAAACAACAATAAATGCTAAATTGAATGAAATCGATCAAAGCGAAAAACAAATGTCAAATCAAAAGCAACAACTTGAACAAGATCAAAAAGAGCTGGACCAAGCCAAACTAGAAATTGAAAATGGGAATGCATTGGTTGGTTACTTTGAAGAATTAATTCAAAAATCAGTCGATTCTATTACAGAGAATGAACAAACTGAGGCGCTTATAAGAGCTCAAGAAGCAGATAAGATGTTTGGGACTGCGTTACAACAACAACTGACAGATTTATTTACTGGTAACGCTGGTTCAGCAGAAGTAATAAAAGCATCATTAGCCAAGCTTACGGGCTCGATTACTGAAAGTGGAAAAGCTTTAATAGCCAAACAAGCAGAGATTAATCAAGGTAAGGCAACAATAGAAGCAACTGAGAATGAGTTAGCCAAAGGCAAAGAGACCATTAAACAAAGTCAAGCTGAACTGAATGAACAAAGTAAAGCCGTTCAAGCCGGCGAACCTGAGGTAAAGAGTAAATTAGCTGAATTAGAGGCCGCTCAAGTTCAACTAAATCAAGCCAAAGAAACTTTTGAACAACAAAAAGCAAGTGCCAGAGAAAATTTAGCTGCTGGTGAAAATGAAATTGCTGAAAATCAACAAAAAATTAATGCAGGTGAACAAGCGATTCAAGAAGCAGAAACAGAATTAGTCGAAGGTGAAAACCAAGTAGCTCAAGGTCGAGAAACATTAAAAACAGAGCAAGCTAAAGGGGAAGCTGAATTAGCAGAAGCAAAAGAAACATTGGATAAAGGCCAAGTTGATTATGACAAGGCAGCAAAAGAATTTGAAATGAAAAAGAAAGATGCTATAGAAAAAATTGCAGATGGTGAAGCAGATTTAGTTGATGCAAAACAAAAATTAGCTGATCTTGCAAGACCAGAATATTTTGTCTTTGATCGTACGGTTAATCCAGGCTACAAAGAATACAGCGATAATGCTGAACGAATATCTGCTATTGCGCAGGTGTTCCCAGTATTTTTCTTCTTGATTGCCGCATTAGTTTCTCTTACAACGATGACAAGAATGGTAGATGAACAACGATTACAAATTGGAACATTAAAAGCTTTAGGGTATAGCAATTGGGATATCTCTAAAAAATTCCTCGTCTATGCGTCACTTGCTAGTGTAATTGGGACAATTATTGGCTTATTAATAGGTTATCAAGTATTTCCAGGTGTTATTTTTAATGCATATGGTTCATTGTATAATTTACCTGATATTCGAATTACTTACTATATCAGTTATGGCTTAATTTCGTTCTTAATTGCCATTCTTTGTACGGTAGCTTCGGCCTATGCAGCTACGAGAGTGGCTTTACAAAGTAATGCGGCTACTTTAATGCGACCAAAAGCGCCGAAAATAGGGAAACGCATTTTGTTAGAACGAATTCCATTCATATGGAACCGGATGGGCTTCATTCAAAAAGTTACAGCTCGTAACTTATTCCGCTATAAACAACGGATGTTGATGACTGTTTTAGGAGTAGCTGGCTGTACAGCATTGATTTTAACTGGCTTCGGCTTATCTGATTCTATTGCGGACATTTCAAGTTTACAATACGGGAAAGTGATGCAATATGATGCAATTGTTGCTTTTAATGTAGATGCAACTAAAGGAGAACAAGAAGAATACCAGGAATTAATCAATTCGCAAACCAAAATTACTAATAATATGGACGTATTACAAGAGGCTTATACTGTTTCGGAAAAAGACGTGAATACTCAAGATGTAACTGTTTTTGTTCCAGAAAATACGGAACAATTATCAGAATATATTGTACTAAATGATCGAAAATCAGGGGAGGTTTATTCGCTACCTGATGAAGGAGTAATCATTACCGAGAAGTTAGCAAAATTATTTGATTTAAAAACAGGTGATACGATAACCTTGAAAGATGAAAATAATAAAAATGTTGATACGAAAGTCAAAAAAATTGCAGAAAACTATGCTGGGCATTACGTATTCATGACAAAAGAATACTATAAAGACCTATTTGAAAAAAGGCCAGCATATAATACACAATTGTTAACTTACCAAGAAGATAAATCTTTTGAAGATAAACTAGGTAGCGATCTAACAGCTCAACCAAATGTTGCAGCGGTTAGTTTTGTACGACAAGTTAGCGGTGCAGTAGATGACACAATGGCTAGTCTAGCAATCGTTACGTTGGTATTAATTATATCAGCAGGGTTATTAGCGTTTATAGTATTATACAATCTAACAAATATAAATGTCTCAGAACGAATTAGAGAACTATCAACGATAAAAGTTTTAGGATTTTTTGATAAAGAAGTAACAGCCTATATTTATCGAGAAAACATTATTTTGACAGTCATGGGAATAGCCGTAGGATCCTTGCTAGGAGCACTTCTACACGGATTCGTCTTAACGACTGCGGAAATAGATATGTTAATGTTTAGCCCCGATATCCAACTACTAAGTTTTGTTTATTCAGGCTTATTGACATTACTATTCTCAGGAATCGTCATGTACGCCATGCATATCAAATTAAAAAATATAGATATGATAGAAGCCCTAAAATCAGTAGATTAA
- a CDS encoding IS3 family transposase (programmed frameshift) encodes MAKYTFELKLEIIQAYLRGEGGYGTLATRFGVLHAYQVRMWVNSYKQFGEEGLMRKRKNNSYSIQFKTNAVELYLTTEMSYFELANFLEITNPSILTRWVKEYRHYGIQRLSKQQGRPPKVSDKKDKVIISEKLPNKVETTRIQELERQNRALQIEIALFKRIEEVASRGNSTRNEVISRIIHNLRRDFQLKEILEVLKFPKSTYMYWQKRFNRPNKDEEDEKLLLQIRKDHKDYGYRRAQKEMEKRGRKVNKKKVQRLIKKLKIQVHSYTRKSRKYSSYKGTVGRIAKNNIHRRFYTNVVHQKITTDTTEFKYFETDKNGVIRQGKLYLDPFLDMYNSEIISYRISKRPTALAIMGALEEAIEATSNCHYRRTFHSDQGWAYQMKSYSYKLKEHKIFQSMSRKGNCLDNSPIENFFGILKQEIYYGEVYRSFNELKQAIESYIEYYNNERMKSKLNWMSPIQFREQQTVLLNDYSA; translated from the exons ATGGCAAAATATACATTTGAACTTAAACTAGAAATCATTCAAGCCTATTTACGTGGTGAAGGGGGATATGGAACACTAGCGACTAGGTTTGGGGTTTTACACGCATACCAGGTTCGTATGTGGGTTAATAGTTATAAACAGTTTGGCGAAGAAGGACTTATGAGAAAAAGGAAAAATAATTCTTATTCTATTCAATTCAAAACAAATGCGGTAGAATTATATTTAACTACAGAGATGTCCTACTTTGAATTAGCGAATTTCCTTGAAATCACTAATCCTTCTATTCTTACACGTTGGGTAAAGGAATATCGTCATTATGGTATTCAAAGGCTCTCTAAACAACAAGGGAGGCCACCGAAGGTGTCTGATAAAAAAGATAAAGTCATTATCTCTGAAAAGCTGCCTAATAAAGTAGAAACAACCCGAATCCAAGAACTTGAAAGACAAAACCGCGCTTTACAAATTGAGATTGCTT TGTTTAAAAGAATTGAGGAGGTTGCGTCGCGAGGAAACTCGACTAGAAATGAAGTTATCTCAAGAATCATCCACAACCTCCGAAGAGACTTCCAATTAAAAGAAATTCTTGAGGTTCTTAAATTTCCAAAATCAACTTACATGTATTGGCAAAAGAGATTCAATCGGCCTAATAAGGATGAAGAAGATGAAAAATTATTACTTCAAATTCGTAAAGATCATAAGGATTATGGGTATCGTCGTGCACAAAAAGAGATGGAAAAGCGAGGACGCAAAGTAAATAAAAAGAAAGTTCAACGATTAATTAAAAAGCTAAAAATCCAAGTACACTCTTATACTCGTAAATCACGTAAGTATAGTTCGTATAAGGGGACTGTTGGTCGCATAGCGAAAAATAATATCCACCGCCGGTTCTATACTAATGTAGTTCATCAAAAAATCACAACGGATACGACTGAATTCAAATACTTTGAGACGGATAAAAACGGTGTTATCCGTCAGGGAAAGCTCTATTTAGACCCTTTCTTAGATATGTATAATAGTGAGATCATCTCTTATCGTATTTCAAAAAGACCTACTGCATTAGCAATAATGGGGGCTCTTGAAGAGGCTATCGAAGCTACAAGTAACTGCCATTATAGACGTACCTTTCATTCTGATCAAGGTTGGGCCTATCAAATGAAAAGCTACTCCTATAAATTAAAAGAACACAAAATTTTTCAAAGTATGTCCCGTAAGGGAAACTGTCTAGATAATTCACCAATCGAGAATTTTTTTGGAATACTCAAACAAGAAATTTATTATGGCGAAGTTTACCGCAGCTTTAATGAATTAAAACAAGCAATAGAAAGTTATATCGAGTATTACAATAACGAACGGATGAAGAGTAAATTAAACTGGATGAGCCCTATTCAATTTAGAGAACAACAAACTGTACTCCTTAATGATTACTCTGCTTGA
- a CDS encoding aromatic acid exporter family protein produces MRTIKTGIAVALCMIFFHYTNRGTPALAALAAVFSLREDWRTSFNFGKTRIFGNSVGALLATALVLFQQLQVIHFFSKSLAFLLDKCLLSLSVIS; encoded by the coding sequence ATGCGTACGATTAAAACAGGAATTGCAGTAGCTCTTTGTATGATTTTCTTTCACTATACAAACAGAGGAACTCCAGCATTAGCTGCCTTGGCAGCTGTTTTTTCTTTAAGAGAAGATTGGAGAACTAGTTTTAATTTTGGGAAAACACGTATTTTTGGAAATTCAGTTGGAGCATTACTTGCAACTGCTTTAGTTTTATTCCAACAGCTACAGGTCATTCATTTCTTCTCGAAGTCATTGGCGTTTCTGTTGGACAAATGCTTGTTATCATTATCTGTGATAAGTTAG
- a CDS encoding FUSC family protein — protein MTIGGYTIGMRTFKTSIAVAICILLFHYTNRGAPMIASLAAIFSLRENWRMSFKFSKNRILGNSIGALTATLVVLIQNIFGAHFLIEVIGVPLAIILIIVICDLLKNNTGIIGGTAAFLIIYYTIPVDDALLYTIQRIFDTFIGAFIAVLVNWLIPYRSKNKIHS, from the coding sequence ATGACTATTGGAGGTTATACAATTGGTATGCGCACTTTTAAAACTTCTATCGCTGTAGCTATTTGTATACTATTATTTCATTATACTAATCGTGGAGCACCTATGATAGCTAGTCTAGCAGCCATTTTTTCTTTGAGGGAAAATTGGAGAATGAGTTTCAAGTTTAGCAAAAACCGTATTTTAGGTAACTCTATTGGTGCGTTAACCGCAACATTAGTTGTACTCATTCAAAATATATTTGGCGCCCATTTTTTGATTGAAGTGATTGGTGTACCGCTAGCTATTATTTTGATTATTGTAATTTGCGATTTACTTAAAAATAATACGGGAATTATTGGTGGTACAGCTGCTTTTTTAATCATTTATTATACGATACCTGTTGATGATGCGCTTTTGTACACGATTCAGCGTATTTTTGATACATTTATCGGCGCCTTTATTGCTGTTCTTGTTAATTGGCTCATTCCGTACCGCTCGAAAAATAAAATACACTCTTAA
- a CDS encoding GerMN domain-containing protein has product MKKIPILFSLLLLGLILSSCRFFNEDTPPVNESVSSQKEMNSRSKKSTSSNEMSSSSNDERSASSDTAKETTTENQVADYFPETANKQYVYVGEGNEYASYNVFTDYEANNRKQTRTNNGGTEVVKVLALEENQLIVLLNQGEIYTRENCLERQTTNENEEIEILIKKPIKAGTSWETIGERTRSITAINVSVTTPVGTFETIEVTTEGTEDKEMAYYAPNIGLVKSVFASEGYNVTSTLSEIKDASLVQIIRFYYPESDGETMSFVDKKVTFKTNDVTRKKIEEAYKEVPNDKVGNVLSKNAKILSLYLNKDGHVYVDVSKELTSEMNAGSAFETLIIQSLVNTIGGYYYTNEVYLTVEGKPYSTGHIQMKKGEPFIVDTKSSHDLQK; this is encoded by the coding sequence ATGAAGAAAATACCTATCTTATTTAGTCTATTATTATTAGGACTTATTTTATCTTCTTGTCGTTTTTTTAATGAAGATACTCCACCTGTTAATGAATCCGTATCTAGCCAAAAGGAAATGAATAGTCGTTCCAAAAAATCAACGAGTTCAAACGAAATGAGCAGCTCTTCAAATGATGAAAGGTCTGCTAGTTCAGATACAGCAAAAGAAACAACGACTGAAAATCAAGTAGCCGATTATTTTCCTGAAACGGCTAATAAACAATACGTATACGTAGGTGAGGGCAACGAGTATGCTAGCTATAATGTCTTTACAGATTATGAAGCAAACAATCGTAAGCAAACAAGAACGAACAATGGTGGCACAGAAGTAGTGAAGGTATTAGCTCTAGAAGAAAATCAATTAATCGTTCTTTTAAATCAAGGAGAAATTTATACTAGAGAAAACTGCCTTGAACGACAAACGACTAATGAAAATGAAGAAATAGAAATTTTAATAAAAAAACCTATCAAAGCTGGAACTAGTTGGGAAACAATTGGAGAACGTACTCGGAGCATTACTGCTATAAACGTTTCTGTTACTACCCCAGTTGGAACGTTTGAGACAATAGAAGTGACAACTGAAGGGACTGAAGATAAAGAAATGGCGTACTATGCGCCTAATATTGGGTTAGTGAAAAGTGTGTTTGCATCAGAAGGTTACAACGTAACTTCAACATTAAGTGAAATAAAGGATGCTTCTTTGGTCCAAATCATCCGTTTTTATTACCCTGAATCTGACGGAGAAACGATGTCTTTCGTTGATAAAAAAGTAACCTTTAAAACAAATGATGTCACAAGGAAAAAAATAGAAGAAGCATACAAAGAAGTTCCAAACGATAAGGTTGGAAATGTTCTTTCAAAAAATGCTAAGATTTTAAGTTTGTATTTAAATAAAGACGGGCATGTATATGTGGATGTTTCAAAAGAACTGACCTCTGAAATGAATGCGGGCTCAGCTTTTGAAACCTTGATCATTCAAAGTCTCGTAAATACAATTGGCGGTTATTATTATACAAATGAAGTTTACCTGACTGTGGAAGGCAAACCTTATAGTACAGGACATATCCAAATGAAAAAAGGTGAACCATTTATAGTAGATACTAAAAGTAGCCATGATTTACAAAAATAA